One window of the Triticum dicoccoides isolate Atlit2015 ecotype Zavitan chromosome 3B, WEW_v2.0, whole genome shotgun sequence genome contains the following:
- the LOC119281982 gene encoding F-box/FBD/LRR-repeat protein At1g13570-like, which yields MEAAMAEFECLGSLGPITAVTNEFLREQTPHNENEYEEQVRRLSNPASYAIPVRPPVSAAASLFALPPDDDVDRVSRLPDALLRDVVSRLPVKDAARTAALSHRWRGVWRSTPLVLHDVDLLPDTSTVSRVLDAHPGPFRCVYLTSTLAEGFRGLLARWLQLLAAKGIQELVLVNRRWPLDYALPASLLGLTTLTRLYLGMWRFPDTAGLPRATCFRNLRDLGLYNVLVERRDLDFILDRSPVLETLCLQGNVLKLRIRLVSQSLRCVQIIGCFIEEIFVLDAPNLERFIYSDAWHPVGNCTTTVKIGHAPKLHLLGYLALDPRKHVLDVGNTIIKAGTGMSPSTMLPGVKILALEVRFAVRNDAKMIPNVLRCFPNVETLHIMSGKDDQSTGKLNLKFWHKSGTIECIRSRIKRLVVRDFKGGRSEMAFLKFFFQSALVLEEVVILLPDDPTDRMYRKLVSLRHIERASEASVLWASQSVPEGFVRSIERASNFSLGDPFANYCRIGLYHLGYHHEE from the exons atggaggcggCCATGGCGGAGTTCGAGTGCCTAGGGTCGCTCGGTCCCATCACCGCTGTGACGAACGAGTTCCTGCGCGAGCAGACTCCGCACAACGAGAACGAGTATGAAGAGCAAGTCCGCCGCCTCTCCAACCCCGCCTCCTACGCCATCCCCGTCCGCCCGCCCGtctccgccgccgccagcctctTCGCCCTGCCACCCGACGACGACGTCGACCGCGTCAGCCGCCTCCCCGACGCGCTTCTCCGCGACGTCGTCTCCCGCCTCCCCGTCAAGGAcgccgcgcgcaccgccgcgctctCCCACCGCTGGCGCGGGGTCTGGCGCTCCACGCCGCTCGTCCTCCACGACGTCGACCTCCTCCCAGACACCTCCACCGTGTCCCGCGTCCTCGACGCGCACCCGGGGCCCTTCCGCTGCGTCTACCTCACCAGCACCCTCGCGGAGGGCTTCCGTGGCCTGCTCGCGCGCTGGCTCCAGCTACTCGCCGCCAAGGGCATCCAGGAGCTCGTCCTCGTCAACCGCCGCTGGCCGCTGGACTACGCTCTCCCCGCCAGCCTCCTGGGCCTGACCACCCTCACCCGCCTCTACCTCGGCATGTGGAGGTTCCCCGACACGGCCGGCCTCCCGCGCGCCACCTGCTTCCGCAATCTCCGTGACCTCGGCCTCTACAACGTCCTGGTGGAGAGAAGGGATCTGGACTTCATCCTCGACAGGAGCCCCGTGCTGGAGACGCTCTGTCTCCAGGGCAATGTGCTCAAGCTTCGCATCCGGCTCGTCAGCCAAAGCCTCCGGTGCGTGCAGATCATCGGGTGCTTCATCGAAGAGATCTTCGTGTTGGACGCCCCAAATCTTGAGCGGTTCATCTATTCAGATGCTTGGCACCCTGTTGGCAACTGCACCACCACGGTCAAGATCGGCCATGCCCCCAAGCTGCACTTGTTGGGATACTTGGCTTTGGACCCACGAAAGCATGTCCTAGATGTCGGCAACACCATCATCAAG GCTGGGACAGGGATGAGCCCAAGCACCATGCTACCAGGTGTGAAAATCCTGGCTTTGGAGGTGCGTTTCGCAGTCCGCAATGATGCCAAGATGATCCCCAATGTCCTCAGATGCTTTCCGAATGTTGAGACACTCCATATCATG TCTGGAAAAGACGATCAATCCACTGGCAAGCTCAACCTGAAGTTCTGGCACAAGTCCGGTACCATAGAATGCATCCGGTCACGCATCAAGCGGCTGGTTGTCCGGGATTTCAAAGGGGGGCGAAGCGAGATGGCGTTCCTCAAATTCTTCTTTCAGAGTGCGTTGGTGCTGGAGGAGGTGGTGATTCTGTTGCCCGATGATCCAACGGATCGTATGTATCGCAAGTTGGTGTCCCTGAGGCACATTGAACGGGCCAGTGAAGCGTCCGTACTGTGGGCAAGCCAATCTGTTCCTGAAGGCTTCGTTCGGAGCATCGAGAGAGCATCTAATTTCTCTCTCGGCGACCCTTTTGCCAACTACTGTCGCATTGGGTTGTATCACCTGGGCTATCATCATGAGGAGTAA